The genomic interval ATGGAACTTCTTTCTCAGATCGCGACCGTCTGCATGGACGAGGACAACGTGGCGAGACTGGTCCAGGCGTCGTCGGCCGACGAGATTGTGCAGATTCTGGAGCGTGCGTCATGAGGCGGGCGCTCCACTTTGGCGCGGGCAACATCGGCCGCGGTTTCATCGGCTGGTTGCTCGCGGAGGCCGGATTTCAGGTGACGTTTGCGGATGTCGTGCCGGGTCTCGTGAACGAGCTTGCGGCGAAGCGCAGTTACCGCGTCATTGAGCTCGGCGAGGAAAAGCGCGTCGTCGAGGTGCAAGGCGTGGACGCGTGCCTGCTCGGCTCGGAGCGGTGCATCGAGCTTGCGGCGACGAGCGATTGGATCACGACGGCGGTCGGCGTTCGCCATCTGGAAGGCGTGGCCGCGGTGTTGGTGGAGGGGTTCCGCCGGCGCATGCAGGCGGGCCGAGAGGGCGACGTGATCGTCATTGCGTGTGAAAACGCGGTGCGCGCGACGTCCCAACTGCGCCATCACGTCGAGCGGCTGGCGGACGACGCGTTGCGCGAATTCCTGGATGCGTGCGTGCGCTTCCTCGATGCCGCGGTGGATCGCATCGCTCCGAACCGCGAAGGACACGCGGAGGATGCGCTGGACGCCGTGGTCGAGTCGTACTACGAGTGGGTCGTGGAGGCAAGTCCCGTGCCCGGCGCGCCGCACGGCATTTCGTGGGTCTCGGATCTCGATCCGTATCTAGAGCGCAAGCTGTACCTCGTGAACGGCGCGCACGCCGCCATTGCGTATCTCGCGCATTTGCGCGGCATCACGACCATCGGCGAGGCGCTCTCGCGCAAGGACATCGAGGAGCACGCCGCGCGATTCCAGGAGGAAGCGGCGCACGGACTGGCGCATCGGCACGCCGCATTCGATGTCGCCGATCTCGCCGCGTACGCCGAGAAGGTGCGGACGCGTTTCGCGAACCCGTACGTGGTCGATCACGTCGCACGCGTCGCGCGCGATCCGCTGCGCAAGCTGGCGCCAGGCGAGCGCCTTGTGGGCCCCCTCGTGGCGGCAGCCGAAGCGGGCAGCGAAACGACGGCCATCGAGCGCGCCATCGCGTCCGCGCTGTACTACGTGGACGAGAACGACGAGGCTTCGGTGGAGTTGCAGCGGCGAATTGCAACCGACGGCGTGGAACAGGTGGCTCGCGCGGTGTGCGGCCTCGAGGGGCCGCGGCTTCGCGGCGTGATGGCCGCGTACAGAGAGCTTCAAGCCGAAATCCATTAAACGAGACGGATTCACAGGAGGTTATGGAGATGGCGATGGCACAGCGAGAGATCGAACTGAAAAACCCTTCCGGGCTGCATGCTCGGCCGGCTTCGCTGTTTGTGGCGGAGGCGAACAAGTTTCAATCGGAGATTTTCTTAGAGGCGAAGGGCAAGCGGATCAACGCCAAGAGCATTCTCGGGCTGTTGTCGCTCGCCATCGGGCAAGGCACCGTCATCAAGATTGAGGCCGAGGGCGAGGACGCAGAACAGGCCGTCACAGCGCTGTGCGATCTCGTCGCGTCCGGGTTCGGCGAGTGAGGTGACCAAGGATGGGCAAGGTGTATCGCGGCGTTGCCGCATCGGACGGGGTGGCGGTGGCCAAAGCGTGGCTCATCGCCCCGAGTGAGCCGTCCGTCGAGCGCGTGGAGGTGGCAGATCCTCAGGCGGAGTGGGCGCGCGTCGAGCGGGCCATCGCCGCCGCGAAAGAGGAGCTCGAAGCGCTGCGCCAGACGGCCTTGGACAAGTTGGGCGAGGCGGAAGCGCAGCTTTTTGTCGCGCACGCGCAGATGCTTGACGATCCCGAACTCACGGGGCAGATTCGCCAAGCCATTGAGGCGGAGCGCGTCAACGCCGAGTGGGCGGTGAAGAGCGTGATCGACACGCTGGTGGGCCTGTTCGACGCGCTTGACGATGAATATATGCGCCAGCGCGCGGCGGACGTCCGCGATGTGGGCAGCCGCCTGCTCCGCCATCTCCAGGGTGGGGAGGGGGCGAGCCTCGCGGTTCTTGCCGAGCCCGTCGTCCTGGTGGCGCGCGATCTCGCCCCGTCCGACACCGTCCAACTGGATCCCGCGCTCGTTCGCGCGTTTGTGACGGACATCGGCGGGCGCACCTCGCACACCGCCATCATGGCGAGATCGCTCGGCATTCCGGCGGTGGTGGGGCTCGGGGACATCACGGCCAACGTGCAGGCTGGGCAGGTGCTCGCCGTCGACGGGAGCGAAGGACTCGTCGTCGTGGAGCCGGACGAGGCGGAGTTGGCGCGCTTCTCGGCGCAAGTGGAGCGGCAGCAGGGGGAGCGCTCGCGCCTCGCGGCGCTGCGCGACGCCGAATCCATCACACCGGACGGCCGCAGGGTCGAGATCGCCGGGAACATCGGCACGCCCGCCGAAGTGGCGCAGGTGTTGGCCCAGGGCGGGGAAGGGATAGGACTCTTCCGCTCCGAATTCCTGTATATGAATCGCGATGCGGCGCCGACGGAGGAAGAGCAGTTTGCGGCGTACAAGGAAGTCGCGGAGGCCATGGCTGGGCGCCCGGTCATTGTCCGCACGCTCGACGTCGGCGGCGACAAGGGCATCCCGTACTTGGGCCTGCCGCACGAGGACAACCCGTTCCTCGGGTATCGGGCCATCCGCGTCTGCCTGGATCAAAGGGAACTGTTTGCGGCGCAGCTCCGCGCCATCCTACGCGCGTCGCACTACGGCAAGCTGCGCGTGATGTTCCCGATGATCGCGACGGTGGAGGAGGTGCGGGCGGCCAAGCGCGAACTCGAGGCGGCGAAGCAGGCGCTGCGCGAGGAAGGCGTGCCGTTCGACGAGGACATCGAAGTGGGCATCATGATCGAAATTCCCGCTGCGGCCGTCATGGCGGATCGCCTGGCAAAAGAAGTCGACTTTTTCTCTATCGGTACGAACGATCTCGTCCAGTACACGCTGGCGTGCGATCGGCTGAACGAGCGGATCGCCCATTTGTATCAGCCGCTCAACCCGAGCGTGTTGCGGCTGGTGAAGATGGTGATTGACGGGGCGCACGCGCAGGGCAAGTGGGTCGGCATGTGCGGCGAACTGGCGGGGGATCCGCGCGCGACCGCGATTCTTCTTGGCCTGGGACTGGACGAATTCAGCATGAGCGCCGGATCCATCCTCAAGGTGCGCGACGTCGTGCGCAACACGCGCTACGAGGACGCGAAGGCGTTGGCGGCTCGGGCGCTGGAGGCGGATACCGAGGCGGATGTGCTGAGACTCGTGGAAGGCTTACGCTCTTGAATTCGATGCGTTCGGCTGCAAAGATCCCGCGGGGTGCATCGCCCCGCGGGATCTTCGCGAAGGGCTTCGCAGGCCGATCCGAGCCTGGAGCGCGTTCGCTAGTACCTTCCTCTGAACGCCCCATCCCGCTTCATCACCCGCAATTCCCGCTGATCCCATCTCCGCTTCGCTGCGTATGACTCCATGAAACGCGACGTCAGTTTTCGAGGAGCGGCAAGCCATGGCCTCCAGCTTGTCCCGTGCAGCGGCTTCCACTATCATACGTGACAGCACAACCAACTCCATCGTCCGTTTGAGGAGAGTGGACATGAACGGTGAGCTGTCCGACGACATGCTGCTTGCCGCCATCGCGCGCGGGCAGCGCGATGCGCTCGAGGCGCTCTACGATCGATTTGCGCGCCTCGTGTACAGCTTCGCCTACCGCGTGACGGGAAACGTCTCGCACGCCGAAGAAATCGTGCAGGACGTGTTTGTCAAGGTGTGGCGTCAGGCGCATGCCTACAATCCCGCGCTGGGCAAGGTCTCCACATGGCTTTTGACCATCGCGCGCCGATCCGCCATCGATCTCCACCGCCGCGAGCGGCGCCAACAGCACGAGTCGGGCGAAGAGCTGTTTCCCATCTTGCCGGATCACGCGCCCACCCCGGATCGCGTGGCGGAGCAGAGTGATTTGCGATCACGGATCCGACAGGCGCTCGCCAAGCTCCCCGAGGAGCAGCGGCAGGTCGTGGAGTGGATGTACTTTCAAGGGTATACGCAAAACGAGATCGCGGAACGATTCGGTTGGTCGCTCGGGACTGTGAAGAGCCGCGCTCGGCTGGCCATGCAGAAGCTGCGCGATGAATTGCAGAGCGTCGGATGGGAGGTGGAGGGCCGTGGCTGACAAGGTGTGCGAACTGTGTGCGCTCTACGTCCTCGGCGGGTTGGACGAAGCCGACCGCCGCGCGTTCGAGGAACATCTGGCCACTTGCCCTGACTGCCAGGCCGAACTGGCCGAGATGAAGCCCATCGCCGACGCCATGCTGTACGACTTCGACGAGATGTCGCCGCCGCCCGAGTTGCGCCAGCGCGTCCTGACAGCCGTCTTTGCGGAGGCGGACGCGGAAAACGACGCGAAGGGCGCGTCCCCATCGCCGTGGGCCTCGAAGGATGGCGGAGCGCCGCGTGACCGCGTGACGGACGACCGGGGTGCGTTTGAATCCTCATCGGCGTTCGAACCCACACCTGACTCGAAACCGACCACCGAAGCTTGGTCGGCGCGCCGAGAGCGGCGCCGAATTCGGACGTGGTGGATGGCGCCGTGGGCCGCGCTGGTGCTCGTCGCGGCAGGGCTCGGCTGGTCGCTGCATCGCGTCGCTCCTTACCAAACGATTGGTGAAGTGAAGACCCAGGTTCAGCTCGCGCCGACGGCAGGGATGGGCAGCGCGCAGATGTGGGTCATTGCTTCACCTCAGGGTAAAGAGATGCTCATCCGTTTTCACGGTTTGAAGCGACCGGTCGGATCGCAGGTCTACCAGGTCTGGGTGATTCACGACGGCCAGCCGCCTCAATCCGCCGGCGTGTTTGTCCCGGACGCGCAGGGGAACGCCGTGTTTGCCTCGCTGATGCCGAATGAACCTGTGAATGTGGTCGCGGTCACGCTGGAGCCGAAAGCCATCGACGTGCGACCGCTTGGCACCATGGTGTTCAAGGCGCAGCTTTCCACGTGATGGTAGGCCGGTGAGAGGCAAGCGTCGAGGCAGGAATTTGTTGCGGGCGCATCGAACGCATCCACCCTGAAGCGGTCCTAGGGAAATGGGGCGATTGGGGTGTGGAGCTTGTTCACGGACTACGATGCGCTGGGACTTGCTGAGCTGGTGCGGAGCAAACAAGTCCATCCGCGAGAGCTCGTTCAGGCGGCTATCGAGCGCATCGAAGCACTGAATCCAAAGCTGAACGCCGTCATTTATAAGCGGTACGAGAAGGCTATCGCCGAGGCGGAGGCTGTCCCTGCGGATACACCCTTGGCAGGCGTCCCGATGCTTGCCAAGGATGTGCACCAGGAAATCCAGGGCGAGCCGATGACGTTCGGTTCCAAGGCGTATGCGTCTCATATCGCCGAGGAAGATTCCCACTTTGTTCGGCAGTTCAAACGAGCCGGAGCCATCTTCTTAGGCATCACCAACGTGCCTGAATTTGCTCTCATGGCGATCACGGAGCCAGCGCACTATGGTCCGACGCGGAATCCCTGGGACCTTCGGGTGACACCCGGAGGATCGAGCGGCGGTTCCGCTGCCGCGGTCGCGGCGGGCATGGTGCCTATGGCGGGGGCGAGCGACGGCGGAGGTTCCATTCGCATCCCTGCGGCGTATTGCGGCCTGTTTGGACTGAAGCCGACGCGCGGCCGGACACCTGTGGGGCCTAAGCTCGGCCGCCATTGGCTCGGTGCGTCGGTCAACCACGTATTGACGCGAAGCGTGCGAGACAGTGCGGCCGCATTGGACTGTCTGGTGATGGAGGAGAAGGCGGCGGCGTTCATGGCGCCGAGATCGGCCGAGCGATACCTTGACGTGATCCACCGCCCGTTGCCGAAACGTCTGCGCATCGCGTTTACCACGGAATCTCCGCTCGGCACGAAGGTTCACCCGGAGTGCGCCGAGGCGGTGGTACGCGCGGTGCGCTTCCTCGAAACGCTGGGCCATGAGGTCGAAGAGCGAACGGCGCCGGTCGACGGACGGCAGGTGGCCAAGAGCTACATATGGATGTATTTCGGCGAGGTGGGCGCGCAGCTCCAATCCCTTCGAGCCATCCTGGGGCGCCACCCTCGGCCGAGTGACGTGGAACCCGTCACGTGGTTGCTTGGATCTCTGGGGAGATCTGTATCAGCAGCGGACTTTGTCGCCAGCGTCCGAGAGTGGGACAGGGCTGCTGCGCAGATGGAAGCGTTCCACGAAACGTACGACTTCTATATCACGCCGACGACGGCCATGCCGCCCGCGCGCATTGGCGAACTGTCGCTCAAACGTAGCGAGGCGAAACTCGCTCTGTGGTCGCACCGATGGGGCATCGCGCGGCTGCTGCAGCGGGCCGGGATCGTGGACAAGCTCGTGGAGACAAGCCTCATGAGAACTCCATTCACCCAGCTTGCCAATCTAACGGGTCAGCCGGCGATGTCGCTGCCGCTCTACAGGTCCTCGACGGGCGTTCCGCTCGGCGTGCAAGTCGTGGCGGCGCGCGGGCGGGAAGACCTTCTTCTTCAACTCGCATCCTTGTTGGAACAGACGAGCCTCTGGGTGGACTTGAAGGACAACCCTCCCATCCGCGAAGGCCACAGTCTTTCCTCTCATGATGTCTGAACAGCCTGCCTTGTCGCTCCAAAAGCCTCAGAGGCGCCGTCCACATCCTGGGCGGCGCTTTACCGTCTGACCACGTTTCGCGTGTCTGTGTGATCCATCCGTCGACCTCCTGCGTATTCCTAGGCGAGTGCCACGGGAGGAGGGCGGTTGATGCGGCCACATCGGTTTCAAGCGTTTGTCTTACTCATCGTTGGCTACGAGTGGCTCATTTCTGGGCTGAACAAAGTCCTGGCCCATCACTTTGTGCAGGGGTTAGGCGATGAACTCGCGGCGGCGGAACACGGGTTGCCGTACGGGTTCTACGCGGTGCTTTTGTCTCACGTATTCGTTCCTCACGCGCACTTCTTCGCTTGGCTCGTGATCGTCGGCGAGTGGACGAGCGGCGTGCTTCTCCTCGCGATGGGCGCCATCGCGTGGTTTCGCCCCCTATTCCCTGTCGAAAAGGCGATCACGGCCGCAACGCTCGCCATCGCAAGCTTCATGGTGCTCAACTTCTTCTTCTTTCAGGGCGGCAGCTACTTTATCAACCCGTCGGACCCGTACGACGAGGGCATCCCCGTTGATTTTGTGCTCTTCTGGATTCAAATCGGGCTCATGATAGCGCTTCTTCGAAAAAAGTCGAGTGATGAAGTGATCCAACCTTCCCTTTCATCCGTAGACACGAGTGAAAGATTCCACAGAACCCATGGAGGGATGTCGAAGTGAACATGAAAAACAAGACCAAGTGGCTCGGGGCTTCCGCCGCATGCATGATCGCGCTGGGGGGCATGTCCAGCGTCGCGATGGCGGGGACAACGTCCAAGATGTGGCCAGTCAAGCCGGCACCTGTGACCGCAAACGCGGCCATCAACCTGCGGGTCAATCTCGACAACCTGCTCGCGCAGCACGCCGTGCTCGCCATCGAGGCGATGGAGGCTGGCTACGACAACGCGCCGGATTACAACAACTGGGTTACTCTCCTCAACCAAAACACGGACGCGCTCTCGAACGCTATCGCGTCGGTGTATGGAGATAAGGCAGGCCAGGAATTCAAGTACATGTGGAGCGCGCACATTCAGGACTTCGTGAACTACGTCGTGGCCACGGTCAAGAATGATCCGTCCGGACAGCAGGCGGCCCTGAACGCATTGGCCGCGTACGAGCAAAACTTCGCGAAGTTCCTGGCTTCGGCCAACCCGTATCTGAGCGAGCAGGCGGTGCAGGACGGACTCCGCGAACACGTGCAGGAGCTTTTGACCGCGTTCACCGACTACGTCAACAAGGACTATAACGACATGGCGCAGGAGCTCGTGCAGGCGTACAACCACATGTTCATGGTGGGTGACGCGCTCGCCGGCGCCATTGTCAAGCAGTTCCCGCAGAAGTTCGGGATGTCTTCTCCGGATACGGCGGCCGCCAATCTGCGCGTCACCCTGGATCAGCTCCTGGCCCTGCACGCCGATCTCGCCAATCTCGCCATGGAGGCCGGGTACAGCGGCGCGGGCGACTTCCAAGCGCTGGCCAACGTGCTCAACCAGAACACGGACCAGTTGGCGAACGCCTACGGTTCCGTGTATGGATCCCAGGCAGGGGCGGAATACAAGCAGCTGTGGGCGGATCACATCAACGACTTCGTCAACTATGTCGTGGCCACCGCTAAGAATGACGCGGCCGGGCGCCAGCAGGCCGTGAGCGATCTCGAGGACTACAAAGTCCACTTTGCGGAGTTTCTGGGCAGTGAGAACCCGAACCTGAACGTGCAGGCCGTGGAGGACGGTCTCGAGACGCACATCGACGAACTGCTCGCGACCTTCAACGACTACGTGAACAAGGACTATGCGAATTCTGCTAGCGAATTCGCCATGTCTTACAACCACATGTTCATGACCGGCGACTCGCTTGCAGCCGGCATCGTCCAGCAGTACCCGGCCAAGTTCGAGAGCGCGAGCGATACCTGGACGTGGACCGGCATTTCGCTCGAGGTGAACGGCCAGGCGTGGAAGATGCCGCTCGGCGTCTGGGGCGTGAATCCGGCGACGAATCAGAGCGAGCAGTACGTGCCCATCTGGTACGTGATGCAGGTGCTCGACAAACTGAACATCCACAACAGCTGGAACGGCCACGAGTGGATGATCCAGACGAGCGGATCGTACAACTGGAATTCCAAGTTCAGCGGCGGGTACATCACGCTCGACATCAACGGCCAGGTGGCCGGCATGGCGAACGGCACGGTCCTCGTGGATCCGTACTCGCACAAGCCCACCACGTTCATGGCGATGTCGGACGTCGCCAAGATCCTGAACGATCTCGGCCTGA from Alicyclobacillus acidocaldarius subsp. acidocaldarius DSM 446 carries:
- a CDS encoding mannitol-1-phosphate 5-dehydrogenase; protein product: MRRALHFGAGNIGRGFIGWLLAEAGFQVTFADVVPGLVNELAAKRSYRVIELGEEKRVVEVQGVDACLLGSERCIELAATSDWITTAVGVRHLEGVAAVLVEGFRRRMQAGREGDVIVIACENAVRATSQLRHHVERLADDALREFLDACVRFLDAAVDRIAPNREGHAEDALDAVVESYYEWVVEASPVPGAPHGISWVSDLDPYLERKLYLVNGAHAAIAYLAHLRGITTIGEALSRKDIEEHAARFQEEAAHGLAHRHAAFDVADLAAYAEKVRTRFANPYVVDHVARVARDPLRKLAPGERLVGPLVAAAEAGSETTAIERAIASALYYVDENDEASVELQRRIATDGVEQVARAVCGLEGPRLRGVMAAYRELQAEIH
- a CDS encoding HPr family phosphocarrier protein; its protein translation is MAMAQREIELKNPSGLHARPASLFVAEANKFQSEIFLEAKGKRINAKSILGLLSLAIGQGTVIKIEAEGEDAEQAVTALCDLVASGFGE
- the ptsP gene encoding phosphoenolpyruvate--protein phosphotransferase, which produces MGKVYRGVAASDGVAVAKAWLIAPSEPSVERVEVADPQAEWARVERAIAAAKEELEALRQTALDKLGEAEAQLFVAHAQMLDDPELTGQIRQAIEAERVNAEWAVKSVIDTLVGLFDALDDEYMRQRAADVRDVGSRLLRHLQGGEGASLAVLAEPVVLVARDLAPSDTVQLDPALVRAFVTDIGGRTSHTAIMARSLGIPAVVGLGDITANVQAGQVLAVDGSEGLVVVEPDEAELARFSAQVERQQGERSRLAALRDAESITPDGRRVEIAGNIGTPAEVAQVLAQGGEGIGLFRSEFLYMNRDAAPTEEEQFAAYKEVAEAMAGRPVIVRTLDVGGDKGIPYLGLPHEDNPFLGYRAIRVCLDQRELFAAQLRAILRASHYGKLRVMFPMIATVEEVRAAKRELEAAKQALREEGVPFDEDIEVGIMIEIPAAAVMADRLAKEVDFFSIGTNDLVQYTLACDRLNERIAHLYQPLNPSVLRLVKMVIDGAHAQGKWVGMCGELAGDPRATAILLGLGLDEFSMSAGSILKVRDVVRNTRYEDAKALAARALEADTEADVLRLVEGLRS
- a CDS encoding RNA polymerase sigma factor; translated protein: MNGELSDDMLLAAIARGQRDALEALYDRFARLVYSFAYRVTGNVSHAEEIVQDVFVKVWRQAHAYNPALGKVSTWLLTIARRSAIDLHRRERRQQHESGEELFPILPDHAPTPDRVAEQSDLRSRIRQALAKLPEEQRQVVEWMYFQGYTQNEIAERFGWSLGTVKSRARLAMQKLRDELQSVGWEVEGRG
- a CDS encoding anti-sigma factor; the protein is MADKVCELCALYVLGGLDEADRRAFEEHLATCPDCQAELAEMKPIADAMLYDFDEMSPPPELRQRVLTAVFAEADAENDAKGASPSPWASKDGGAPRDRVTDDRGAFESSSAFEPTPDSKPTTEAWSARRERRRIRTWWMAPWAALVLVAAGLGWSLHRVAPYQTIGEVKTQVQLAPTAGMGSAQMWVIASPQGKEMLIRFHGLKRPVGSQVYQVWVIHDGQPPQSAGVFVPDAQGNAVFASLMPNEPVNVVAVTLEPKAIDVRPLGTMVFKAQLST
- a CDS encoding amidase, whose translation is MWSLFTDYDALGLAELVRSKQVHPRELVQAAIERIEALNPKLNAVIYKRYEKAIAEAEAVPADTPLAGVPMLAKDVHQEIQGEPMTFGSKAYASHIAEEDSHFVRQFKRAGAIFLGITNVPEFALMAITEPAHYGPTRNPWDLRVTPGGSSGGSAAAVAAGMVPMAGASDGGGSIRIPAAYCGLFGLKPTRGRTPVGPKLGRHWLGASVNHVLTRSVRDSAAALDCLVMEEKAAAFMAPRSAERYLDVIHRPLPKRLRIAFTTESPLGTKVHPECAEAVVRAVRFLETLGHEVEERTAPVDGRQVAKSYIWMYFGEVGAQLQSLRAILGRHPRPSDVEPVTWLLGSLGRSVSAADFVASVREWDRAAAQMEAFHETYDFYITPTTAMPPARIGELSLKRSEAKLALWSHRWGIARLLQRAGIVDKLVETSLMRTPFTQLANLTGQPAMSLPLYRSSTGVPLGVQVVAARGREDLLLQLASLLEQTSLWVDLKDNPPIREGHSLSSHDV